Proteins found in one Takifugu flavidus isolate HTHZ2018 chromosome 7, ASM371156v2, whole genome shotgun sequence genomic segment:
- the eps15l1a gene encoding epidermal growth factor receptor substrate 15-like 1 isoform X18, which produces MGLFVRSGRCVHRVPAATGKMAALTSLTQLSSGNPVYENFYRQVDPGNTGRVAPTEAALFLKKSGLPDVTLGKIWDLADPDGKGYLDKQGFYVGLRLVACAQSGHEVSLSSLHLTVPPPKFAMHLVYRALEKEPVPALLPPSLVPLSKRKKSLGSVGTSVPGLPASPPPPKDSLRSTPSHGSMNSLNSAGSLSPKHTLKSGQHSLNWVVPVAERGRYDDIFLKTDTDLDGFVSGQEVKEIFMHSGLSQNLLAHIWALADTRQIGKLTREQFALAMHLIQQKVIKGVDPPQSLTADMIPPTERGTPITSLSGYMTPVASEMAAFSDMRRDSTSSMGSGEFTGIKELDDLSQEIAQLQSTLAFIQWNALREKYTLEQDIGDTEEAIRQKSAEVQEMQNDLDREAVALQELEAQKQDAQDRLEEMDQQKHKLEDMLNEIRMKCQDESQMISNLQNQINMQESDLQNQEDELNRAKADLGRLQQEENQLEQSLAAGKIQLETIIKSLKATQDEINQARSKLSQIQDSQHEVSKSIEQCNNTLNGTHGGSMTNLADMSETYFSERENGVFPAMVRRTQQDDPFKSKASIFNSQPQEHQADPFHSEDPFKTDPFKGDPFQNDPFAKPPSTATGTFEDPFGGDPFKEADPFKASSEDFFKKTTKMDPFSTPDPFSKSATLPTKQTSHFISNDPFSSSNPKPKGSDLFGTLDPFGSSTFSSSSSSSNTSAGFADFSHMLKPRDPFEGRASWLPDYQKVPKSVFVDDPFSRKNDTPALPPKKGVPPRPKPPSGKSTPVSLTGPADSSNPCDPFQPFGSDAIDPFQSKKGPEDPFSGKDPFASSSASRPDKVKFGNEAQQLEWAKRESERAERERLKRLRQQEQEDLELAIALSKAEMSNA; this is translated from the exons ATGGGGCTGTTTGTGCGGAGCGGGCGGTGCGTTCATCGCGTTCCCGCAGCAACAGGGAAGATGGCAGCTCTCACATCTCTCACGCAG TTGTCAAGTGGGAACCCTGTGTACGAGAACTTCTATAGACAG GTGGATCCCGGGAATACGGGAAGAGTCGCACCGACAGAAGCTGCCCTGTTCCTGAAAAAGTCTGGACTCCCTGACGTAACCCTGGGAAAG ATTTGGGATTTGGCTGATCCTGATGGCAAAGGCTATTTGGACAAACAG GGGTTTTATGTGGGTCTGCGGCTGGTGGCCTGTGCTCAGAGTGGTCATGAAGTCAGTCTGTCCAGCCTCCACCTCACCGTGCCCCCCCCTAAATTT GCCATGCACCTGGTGTACCGAGCCCTGGAGAAGGAGCCGGTCCCTGCACTCCTCCCACCTTCACTGGTGCCTCTGTCAAAGCGGAAGAAGAGCCTGGGCTCAGTGGGCACTTCTGTTCCTGGACTGCCTGCGAGTCCTCCACCACCCAAGGACTCCCTTCGCTCAACACCCTCCCATGGCAGCATGAACTCACTCAACAGTGCTGGCAGCCTGTCACCCAAACACACGCTCAAGAGCGGACAg CATTCGCTGAACTGGGTGGTTCCCGTGGCAGAGCGTGGTCGCTATGACGACATCTTCCTGAAGACAGATACCGACCTTGATGGTTTTGTCAGCGGTCAGGAAGTAAAGGAGATCTTCATGCACTCTGGACTCTCTCAGAATCTCCTTGCACATATTTG GGCTCTAGCAGACACCAGGCAGATAGGTAAGCTGACCCGGGAACAGTTTGCCCTTGCGATGCATCTCATCCAGCAGAAAGTGATCAAGGGTGTGGACCCACCACAATCTCTGACTGCTGACATGATCCCGCCCACTGAAAGAGGCACTCCCATCACA AGTCTTTCAGGATACATGACTCCAGTGGCATCAGAGATGGCGGCTTTCTCCGACATGAGACGG GACAGCACCAGTTCAATGGGTTCGGGAGAGTTCACTGGTATAAAAGAATTGGATGACCTCAGCCAGGAAATAGCCCAACTGCAGAG TACTCTTGCCTTTATCCAGTGGAATGCTCTCAG AGAGAAGTACACACTTGAACAAGACATTGGAGATACAGAGGAGGCCATTCGACAGAAGAGTGCTGAGGTGCAG GAGATGCAGAATGATCTGGACAGGGAGGCAGTTGCCCTGCAGGAACTGGAGGCTCAGAAACAGGACGCCCAGGACCGTCTGGAAGAGATGGACCAGCAGAAGCATAAATTAGAGGATATGCTGAATGAAATACGGATGAAATGCCAGGACGAGTCTCAGATG ATCTCAAACCTTCAGAATCAAATCAACATGCAGGAATCAGACTTGCAAAACCAAGAGGATGAGCTGAACCGGGCAAAGGCGGATCTGGGccgtctgcagcaggaagagaatCAGCTGGAGCAGAGTCTAGCTGCTGGCAAGATCCAACTCGAAACCATCATTAagtccctgaaggcaacacaagATGAGATTAACCAG GCTCGGAGCAAGTTGTCTCAAATTCAGGACAGTCAGCACGAAGTTTCTAAAAGCATTGAACAGTGCAACAACACCTTGAATGGCACCCACGGAGGAAGCATGACCAATCTGGCCGACATGAGCGAGACCTACTTCAGTGAAAGAGAAAACGGGGTGTTTCCAGCCATGGTGAGGAGAACTCAG CAGGATGATCCATTTAAATCAAAGGCATCTATTTTCAACAGCCAACCTCAAGAGCATCAAGCTGACCCCTTCCACTCTGAAGACCCCTTCAAAACTGACCCATTCAAAG GTGATCCTTTCCAAAATGATCCTTTTGCCAAACCGCCATCTACAGCCACAGGTACTTTTGAGG ATCCTTTTGGAGGAGACCCTTTCAAAGAGGCAGATCCATTCAAGGCTTCATCAGAAGACTTCTTCAAAAAGACCACCAAAATGGATCCCTTTTCCACCCCAGACCCCTTCAGTAAAAGTGCCACACTACCCACCAAG CAAACCAGTCACTTCATAAGCAACGACCCCTTTTCCTCTAGCAACCCAAAACCCAAAGGATCAG ATCTGTTTGGAACATTGGACCCGTTTGgcagcagcaccttcagcagcagcagcagcagcagcaacacttctGCTGGATTTGCAGACTTCAGCCACATGTTGAAACCCAGAGACCCTTTTGAAGGCAGGGCCAGCTGGCTGCCAGACTACCAGAAGGTACCAAAG TCAGTGTTTGTCGATGACCCGTTTAGCAGGAAGAATGACACCCCAGCTCTCCCACCGAAGAAAGGCGTCCCACCACGACCCAAACCTCCCAGTG GTAAGAGTACGCCAGTGAGCTTAACTGGCCCAGCTGACTCGTCGAATCCGTGCGACCCCTTCCAGCCATTCGGCAGCGACGCCATCGATCCCTTTCAAAGCAAAAAGGGCCCCGAAGACCCATTCAGTGGCAAAGACCCTTTTGCCTCCTCTTCTGCATCAA GACCTGACAAAGTCAAG TTTGGTAACGAGGCTCAGCAGCTGGAGTGGGCCAAGCGGGAGAGCGAGCGGGCGGAGCGCGAGCGGCTAAAGAGGCtgcggcagcaggagcaggaggacctggagctGGCCATCGCCCTCAGCAAGGCAGAGATGTCCAACGCATGA
- the eps15l1a gene encoding epidermal growth factor receptor substrate 15-like 1 isoform X2 has product MGLFVRSGRCVHRVPAATGKMAALTSLTQLSSGNPVYENFYRQVDPGNTGRVAPTEAALFLKKSGLPDVTLGKIWDLADPDGKGYLDKQGFYVGLRLVACAQSGHEVSLSSLHLTVPPPKFDTSSPSLSSTGSTSGDLHWAVRPEEKNKFDGIFESLSPVSGLLSGDKVKPVLINSKLPLDVLGKVWDLSDIDKDGHLDKDEFAVAMHLVYRALEKEPVPALLPPSLVPLSKRKKSLGSVGTSVPGLPASPPPPKDSLRSTPSHGSMNSLNSAGSLSPKHTLKSGQHSLNWVVPVAERGRYDDIFLKTDTDLDGFVSGQEVKEIFMHSGLSQNLLAHIWALADTRQIGKLTREQFALAMHLIQQKVIKGVDPPQSLTADMIPPTERGTPITSLSGYMTPVASEMAAFSDMRRDSTSSMGSGEFTGIKELDDLSQEIAQLQSTLAFIQWNALREKYTLEQDIGDTEEAIRQKSAEVQEMQNDLDREAVALQELEAQKQDAQDRLEEMDQQKHKLEDMLNEIRMKCQDESQMISNLQNQINMQESDLQNQEDELNRAKADLGRLQQEENQLEQSLAAGKIQLETIIKSLKATQDEINQARSKLSQIQDSQHEVSKSIEQCNNTLNGTHGGSMTNLADMSETYFSERENGVFPAMVRRTQQDDPFKSKASIFNSQPQEHQADPFHSEDPFKTDPFKGDPFQNDPFAKPPSTATGTFEDPFGGDPFKEADPFKASSEDFFKKTTKMDPFSTPDPFSKSATLPTKQTSHFISNDPFSSSNPKPKGSDLFGTLDPFGSSTFSSSSSSSNTSAGFADFSHMLKPRDPFEGRASWLPDYQKVPKSVFVDDPFSRKNDTPALPPKKGVPPRPKPPSGKSTPVSLTGPADSSNPCDPFQPFGSDAIDPFQSKKGPEDPFSGKDPFASSSASRPDKVKFGNEAQQLEWAKRESERAERERLKRLRQQEQEDLELAIALSKAEMSNA; this is encoded by the exons ATGGGGCTGTTTGTGCGGAGCGGGCGGTGCGTTCATCGCGTTCCCGCAGCAACAGGGAAGATGGCAGCTCTCACATCTCTCACGCAG TTGTCAAGTGGGAACCCTGTGTACGAGAACTTCTATAGACAG GTGGATCCCGGGAATACGGGAAGAGTCGCACCGACAGAAGCTGCCCTGTTCCTGAAAAAGTCTGGACTCCCTGACGTAACCCTGGGAAAG ATTTGGGATTTGGCTGATCCTGATGGCAAAGGCTATTTGGACAAACAG GGGTTTTATGTGGGTCTGCGGCTGGTGGCCTGTGCTCAGAGTGGTCATGAAGTCAGTCTGTCCAGCCTCCACCTCACCGTGCCCCCCCCTAAATTT GACACCAGCAGTCCATCTCTGAGCAGCACAGGTTCTACCTCTGGGGATTTGCACTGGGCTGTCAGG CCTGAGGAGAAGAATAAGTTTGATGGGATTTTTGAAAGTTTGTCACCAGTCAGTGGGCTGCTGTCGGGGGACAAGGTTAAACCGGTCCTGATCAACTCAAAACTTCCTCTGGATGTCCTTGGGAAG GTCTGGGATCTGAGTGATATTGATAAAGATGGACATCTGGACAAAGATGAATTTGCTGTG GCCATGCACCTGGTGTACCGAGCCCTGGAGAAGGAGCCGGTCCCTGCACTCCTCCCACCTTCACTGGTGCCTCTGTCAAAGCGGAAGAAGAGCCTGGGCTCAGTGGGCACTTCTGTTCCTGGACTGCCTGCGAGTCCTCCACCACCCAAGGACTCCCTTCGCTCAACACCCTCCCATGGCAGCATGAACTCACTCAACAGTGCTGGCAGCCTGTCACCCAAACACACGCTCAAGAGCGGACAg CATTCGCTGAACTGGGTGGTTCCCGTGGCAGAGCGTGGTCGCTATGACGACATCTTCCTGAAGACAGATACCGACCTTGATGGTTTTGTCAGCGGTCAGGAAGTAAAGGAGATCTTCATGCACTCTGGACTCTCTCAGAATCTCCTTGCACATATTTG GGCTCTAGCAGACACCAGGCAGATAGGTAAGCTGACCCGGGAACAGTTTGCCCTTGCGATGCATCTCATCCAGCAGAAAGTGATCAAGGGTGTGGACCCACCACAATCTCTGACTGCTGACATGATCCCGCCCACTGAAAGAGGCACTCCCATCACA AGTCTTTCAGGATACATGACTCCAGTGGCATCAGAGATGGCGGCTTTCTCCGACATGAGACGG GACAGCACCAGTTCAATGGGTTCGGGAGAGTTCACTGGTATAAAAGAATTGGATGACCTCAGCCAGGAAATAGCCCAACTGCAGAG TACTCTTGCCTTTATCCAGTGGAATGCTCTCAG AGAGAAGTACACACTTGAACAAGACATTGGAGATACAGAGGAGGCCATTCGACAGAAGAGTGCTGAGGTGCAG GAGATGCAGAATGATCTGGACAGGGAGGCAGTTGCCCTGCAGGAACTGGAGGCTCAGAAACAGGACGCCCAGGACCGTCTGGAAGAGATGGACCAGCAGAAGCATAAATTAGAGGATATGCTGAATGAAATACGGATGAAATGCCAGGACGAGTCTCAGATG ATCTCAAACCTTCAGAATCAAATCAACATGCAGGAATCAGACTTGCAAAACCAAGAGGATGAGCTGAACCGGGCAAAGGCGGATCTGGGccgtctgcagcaggaagagaatCAGCTGGAGCAGAGTCTAGCTGCTGGCAAGATCCAACTCGAAACCATCATTAagtccctgaaggcaacacaagATGAGATTAACCAG GCTCGGAGCAAGTTGTCTCAAATTCAGGACAGTCAGCACGAAGTTTCTAAAAGCATTGAACAGTGCAACAACACCTTGAATGGCACCCACGGAGGAAGCATGACCAATCTGGCCGACATGAGCGAGACCTACTTCAGTGAAAGAGAAAACGGGGTGTTTCCAGCCATGGTGAGGAGAACTCAG CAGGATGATCCATTTAAATCAAAGGCATCTATTTTCAACAGCCAACCTCAAGAGCATCAAGCTGACCCCTTCCACTCTGAAGACCCCTTCAAAACTGACCCATTCAAAG GTGATCCTTTCCAAAATGATCCTTTTGCCAAACCGCCATCTACAGCCACAGGTACTTTTGAGG ATCCTTTTGGAGGAGACCCTTTCAAAGAGGCAGATCCATTCAAGGCTTCATCAGAAGACTTCTTCAAAAAGACCACCAAAATGGATCCCTTTTCCACCCCAGACCCCTTCAGTAAAAGTGCCACACTACCCACCAAG CAAACCAGTCACTTCATAAGCAACGACCCCTTTTCCTCTAGCAACCCAAAACCCAAAGGATCAG ATCTGTTTGGAACATTGGACCCGTTTGgcagcagcaccttcagcagcagcagcagcagcagcaacacttctGCTGGATTTGCAGACTTCAGCCACATGTTGAAACCCAGAGACCCTTTTGAAGGCAGGGCCAGCTGGCTGCCAGACTACCAGAAGGTACCAAAG TCAGTGTTTGTCGATGACCCGTTTAGCAGGAAGAATGACACCCCAGCTCTCCCACCGAAGAAAGGCGTCCCACCACGACCCAAACCTCCCAGTG GTAAGAGTACGCCAGTGAGCTTAACTGGCCCAGCTGACTCGTCGAATCCGTGCGACCCCTTCCAGCCATTCGGCAGCGACGCCATCGATCCCTTTCAAAGCAAAAAGGGCCCCGAAGACCCATTCAGTGGCAAAGACCCTTTTGCCTCCTCTTCTGCATCAA GACCTGACAAAGTCAAG TTTGGTAACGAGGCTCAGCAGCTGGAGTGGGCCAAGCGGGAGAGCGAGCGGGCGGAGCGCGAGCGGCTAAAGAGGCtgcggcagcaggagcaggaggacctggagctGGCCATCGCCCTCAGCAAGGCAGAGATGTCCAACGCATGA
- the eps15l1a gene encoding epidermal growth factor receptor substrate 15-like 1 isoform X11: MGLFVRSGRCVHRVPAATGKMAALTSLTQLSSGNPVYENFYRQVDPGNTGRVAPTEAALFLKKSGLPDVTLGKIWDLADPDGKGYLDKQGFYVGLRLVACAQSGHEVSLSSLHLTVPPPKFKDTSSPSLSSTGSTSGDLHWAVRPEEKNKFDGIFESLSPVSGLLSGDKVKPVLINSKLPLDVLGKVWDLSDIDKDGHLDKDEFAVAMHLVYRALEKEPVPALLPPSLVPLSKRKKSLGSVGTSVPGLPASPPPPKDSLRSTPSHGSMNSLNSAGSLSPKHTLKSGQHSLNWVVPVAERGRYDDIFLKTDTDLDGFVSGQEVKEIFMHSGLSQNLLAHIWALADTRQIGKLTREQFALAMHLIQQKVIKGVDPPQSLTADMIPPTERGTPITSLSGYMTPVASEMAAFSDMRRDSTSSMGSGEFTGIKELDDLSQEIAQLQREKYTLEQDIGDTEEAIRQKSAEVQEMQNDLDREAVALQELEAQKQDAQDRLEEMDQQKHKLEDMLNEIRMKCQDESQMISNLQNQINMQESDLQNQEDELNRAKADLGRLQQEENQLEQSLAAGKIQLETIIKSLKATQDEINQARSKLSQIQDSQHEVSKSIEQCNNTLNGTHGGSMTNLADMSETYFSERENGVFPAMQDDPFKSKASIFNSQPQEHQADPFHSEDPFKTDPFKGDPFQNDPFAKPPSTATGTFEDPFGGDPFKEADPFKASSEDFFKKTTKMDPFSTPDPFSKSATLPTKQTSHFISNDPFSSSNPKPKGSDLFGTLDPFGSSTFSSSSSSSNTSAGFADFSHMLKPRDPFEGRASWLPDYQKVPKSVFVDDPFSRKNDTPALPPKKGVPPRPKPPSGKSTPVSLTGPADSSNPCDPFQPFGSDAIDPFQSKKGPEDPFSGKDPFASSSASRPDKVKFGNEAQQLEWAKRESERAERERLKRLRQQEQEDLELAIALSKAEMSNA; the protein is encoded by the exons ATGGGGCTGTTTGTGCGGAGCGGGCGGTGCGTTCATCGCGTTCCCGCAGCAACAGGGAAGATGGCAGCTCTCACATCTCTCACGCAG TTGTCAAGTGGGAACCCTGTGTACGAGAACTTCTATAGACAG GTGGATCCCGGGAATACGGGAAGAGTCGCACCGACAGAAGCTGCCCTGTTCCTGAAAAAGTCTGGACTCCCTGACGTAACCCTGGGAAAG ATTTGGGATTTGGCTGATCCTGATGGCAAAGGCTATTTGGACAAACAG GGGTTTTATGTGGGTCTGCGGCTGGTGGCCTGTGCTCAGAGTGGTCATGAAGTCAGTCTGTCCAGCCTCCACCTCACCGTGCCCCCCCCTAAATTT AAGGACACCAGCAGTCCATCTCTGAGCAGCACAGGTTCTACCTCTGGGGATTTGCACTGGGCTGTCAGG CCTGAGGAGAAGAATAAGTTTGATGGGATTTTTGAAAGTTTGTCACCAGTCAGTGGGCTGCTGTCGGGGGACAAGGTTAAACCGGTCCTGATCAACTCAAAACTTCCTCTGGATGTCCTTGGGAAG GTCTGGGATCTGAGTGATATTGATAAAGATGGACATCTGGACAAAGATGAATTTGCTGTG GCCATGCACCTGGTGTACCGAGCCCTGGAGAAGGAGCCGGTCCCTGCACTCCTCCCACCTTCACTGGTGCCTCTGTCAAAGCGGAAGAAGAGCCTGGGCTCAGTGGGCACTTCTGTTCCTGGACTGCCTGCGAGTCCTCCACCACCCAAGGACTCCCTTCGCTCAACACCCTCCCATGGCAGCATGAACTCACTCAACAGTGCTGGCAGCCTGTCACCCAAACACACGCTCAAGAGCGGACAg CATTCGCTGAACTGGGTGGTTCCCGTGGCAGAGCGTGGTCGCTATGACGACATCTTCCTGAAGACAGATACCGACCTTGATGGTTTTGTCAGCGGTCAGGAAGTAAAGGAGATCTTCATGCACTCTGGACTCTCTCAGAATCTCCTTGCACATATTTG GGCTCTAGCAGACACCAGGCAGATAGGTAAGCTGACCCGGGAACAGTTTGCCCTTGCGATGCATCTCATCCAGCAGAAAGTGATCAAGGGTGTGGACCCACCACAATCTCTGACTGCTGACATGATCCCGCCCACTGAAAGAGGCACTCCCATCACA AGTCTTTCAGGATACATGACTCCAGTGGCATCAGAGATGGCGGCTTTCTCCGACATGAGACGG GACAGCACCAGTTCAATGGGTTCGGGAGAGTTCACTGGTATAAAAGAATTGGATGACCTCAGCCAGGAAATAGCCCAACTGCAGAG AGAGAAGTACACACTTGAACAAGACATTGGAGATACAGAGGAGGCCATTCGACAGAAGAGTGCTGAGGTGCAG GAGATGCAGAATGATCTGGACAGGGAGGCAGTTGCCCTGCAGGAACTGGAGGCTCAGAAACAGGACGCCCAGGACCGTCTGGAAGAGATGGACCAGCAGAAGCATAAATTAGAGGATATGCTGAATGAAATACGGATGAAATGCCAGGACGAGTCTCAGATG ATCTCAAACCTTCAGAATCAAATCAACATGCAGGAATCAGACTTGCAAAACCAAGAGGATGAGCTGAACCGGGCAAAGGCGGATCTGGGccgtctgcagcaggaagagaatCAGCTGGAGCAGAGTCTAGCTGCTGGCAAGATCCAACTCGAAACCATCATTAagtccctgaaggcaacacaagATGAGATTAACCAG GCTCGGAGCAAGTTGTCTCAAATTCAGGACAGTCAGCACGAAGTTTCTAAAAGCATTGAACAGTGCAACAACACCTTGAATGGCACCCACGGAGGAAGCATGACCAATCTGGCCGACATGAGCGAGACCTACTTCAGTGAAAGAGAAAACGGGGTGTTTCCAGCCATG CAGGATGATCCATTTAAATCAAAGGCATCTATTTTCAACAGCCAACCTCAAGAGCATCAAGCTGACCCCTTCCACTCTGAAGACCCCTTCAAAACTGACCCATTCAAAG GTGATCCTTTCCAAAATGATCCTTTTGCCAAACCGCCATCTACAGCCACAGGTACTTTTGAGG ATCCTTTTGGAGGAGACCCTTTCAAAGAGGCAGATCCATTCAAGGCTTCATCAGAAGACTTCTTCAAAAAGACCACCAAAATGGATCCCTTTTCCACCCCAGACCCCTTCAGTAAAAGTGCCACACTACCCACCAAG CAAACCAGTCACTTCATAAGCAACGACCCCTTTTCCTCTAGCAACCCAAAACCCAAAGGATCAG ATCTGTTTGGAACATTGGACCCGTTTGgcagcagcaccttcagcagcagcagcagcagcagcaacacttctGCTGGATTTGCAGACTTCAGCCACATGTTGAAACCCAGAGACCCTTTTGAAGGCAGGGCCAGCTGGCTGCCAGACTACCAGAAGGTACCAAAG TCAGTGTTTGTCGATGACCCGTTTAGCAGGAAGAATGACACCCCAGCTCTCCCACCGAAGAAAGGCGTCCCACCACGACCCAAACCTCCCAGTG GTAAGAGTACGCCAGTGAGCTTAACTGGCCCAGCTGACTCGTCGAATCCGTGCGACCCCTTCCAGCCATTCGGCAGCGACGCCATCGATCCCTTTCAAAGCAAAAAGGGCCCCGAAGACCCATTCAGTGGCAAAGACCCTTTTGCCTCCTCTTCTGCATCAA GACCTGACAAAGTCAAG TTTGGTAACGAGGCTCAGCAGCTGGAGTGGGCCAAGCGGGAGAGCGAGCGGGCGGAGCGCGAGCGGCTAAAGAGGCtgcggcagcaggagcaggaggacctggagctGGCCATCGCCCTCAGCAAGGCAGAGATGTCCAACGCATGA